In Novipirellula caenicola, one genomic interval encodes:
- a CDS encoding AAA family ATPase: protein MSITASVLILSTDDKIVEEAKLAFDGLGDNTPRFRLVKQSSHLFEALRTQSISLVLIEFSADAKELTGVVNQIRSASPQPRVAAILRPEGFPENVNESAALIDAMRCGVCDFLRRPLSTADLSRLISQHPTSNAGGSSSTSKPLGRVVSFISNKGGVGKSTLSTNAAVAIARRGKQSVLLIDGSIQMGVAAALLDLRPSATLTDLARESDRLDPTMIRQTAAVHSSGLHLLAAPADAVEAMEIDDLLIARIITLARQTYDVVIVDTFPMFDQVVIAALDLSDRVYVVLENVLPTLLGGVKLLSVLERIGYPAERQSVILNRQQRVTGSLSVDDVADRLQRDIDHVLPFDKKVMAAANCGVPIAMATIRFSGFSRALEELASDVAGQLDSTESRVVLNEQPLVAPDPVADESPFSSSTGEIDR, encoded by the coding sequence ATGTCAATCACCGCATCCGTTTTAATCCTCAGCACCGACGATAAGATCGTCGAAGAAGCCAAGTTGGCGTTTGATGGCTTGGGTGACAACACGCCTCGGTTTCGGTTGGTAAAACAATCTAGTCATCTGTTCGAGGCTTTGCGGACTCAGTCGATTTCGTTGGTGTTGATTGAATTCTCCGCCGACGCGAAAGAACTGACTGGCGTCGTAAATCAGATTCGCTCCGCTTCGCCGCAACCCCGAGTCGCAGCGATCTTGCGTCCCGAAGGCTTCCCAGAAAACGTCAATGAGTCTGCCGCTCTGATTGACGCGATGCGCTGCGGAGTGTGCGATTTCCTCAGGCGGCCTCTTTCGACTGCGGACTTGTCCCGTTTGATTTCGCAGCACCCCACCTCGAACGCTGGCGGTTCATCGTCGACATCCAAACCGCTCGGACGTGTCGTGTCGTTCATCAGCAACAAAGGCGGCGTTGGTAAATCGACGCTGTCCACCAATGCCGCGGTGGCGATCGCGCGTCGTGGCAAGCAGAGCGTGTTATTGATCGACGGGTCGATTCAAATGGGGGTAGCTGCGGCACTTCTGGATTTGCGGCCGTCCGCGACGCTGACCGACTTGGCTCGTGAATCCGATCGGCTCGATCCAACCATGATTCGCCAAACGGCGGCGGTCCATTCATCGGGGTTGCATTTGTTGGCGGCTCCGGCTGATGCGGTCGAGGCGATGGAGATCGACGATCTGTTGATCGCCCGCATCATTACACTGGCTCGTCAAACCTATGACGTCGTGATCGTCGACACGTTTCCGATGTTCGATCAAGTCGTGATCGCGGCGTTGGACCTCAGCGACCGTGTTTATGTGGTGCTAGAGAATGTATTGCCGACGCTGCTGGGCGGTGTAAAGCTACTGAGCGTTTTGGAGCGGATCGGTTACCCAGCCGAGCGTCAATCGGTGATCTTAAATCGACAGCAACGGGTCACAGGGAGTCTGTCGGTGGACGACGTCGCTGACCGACTGCAGCGAGACATTGACCACGTATTACCGTTCGACAAGAAGGTCATGGCGGCGGCGAATTGCGGCGTGCCGATCGCGATGGCGACTATCCGATTCAGCGGTTTCAGCCGCGCACTCGAAGAACTAGCCAGCGATGTGGCAGGGCAACTTGATTCGACCGAGTCGCGAGTGGTCTTGAACGAGCAACCACTTGTCGCTCCCGACCCGGTCGCAGATGAGTCGCCGTTTTCATCGTCAACGGGAGAGATTGACCGATGA
- a CDS encoding TadE family protein: MKRVRPQSRSGQSLVEFAVVALVLYMLLAAILTFGHALYVAQGLQGAADLAAREISRTPLPAVTTFETVMTDGSLDAVYQDDFLVFDLDTLGGQSFFEDVVPEWPLVNQQLATVMIVDRPDFDGDGTPDANLIRYPGALLSDPSTMTGYTVGIPLVTGRDGSGTETIRWVKVVEEIESDANLDPFSVASPQQGIVALRINYPFQSASMSSFQPNVAGPFEPSVGNRNVANDGGVAESNEADRPGDLIARPLLSGDNYSGTYGGEYGLGAQGVFGQIVRPFRRVISAQAIYRREVFQ, encoded by the coding sequence ATGAAACGCGTCCGTCCCCAATCCCGCTCCGGTCAATCGCTCGTCGAGTTCGCCGTCGTCGCACTTGTCTTGTACATGTTGCTAGCGGCGATCTTGACGTTCGGGCATGCGTTGTATGTTGCGCAAGGCTTGCAAGGAGCGGCGGATTTGGCGGCGCGGGAGATTTCGCGTACACCGCTTCCGGCAGTGACCACTTTTGAGACGGTGATGACCGATGGTTCGCTCGACGCAGTATATCAAGACGATTTCTTGGTGTTCGATCTCGATACGCTTGGCGGCCAATCATTTTTTGAAGACGTCGTGCCGGAATGGCCGCTGGTTAATCAGCAACTCGCGACAGTGATGATTGTTGATCGACCGGACTTCGACGGCGATGGCACTCCCGATGCGAATTTGATTCGATATCCGGGTGCGCTGCTGAGTGATCCGTCAACGATGACGGGATACACGGTTGGCATTCCGCTTGTGACTGGTCGCGACGGATCGGGGACTGAAACAATTCGTTGGGTCAAAGTTGTCGAAGAGATCGAAAGCGATGCGAATCTTGATCCCTTCAGCGTTGCCTCACCCCAGCAAGGGATCGTCGCACTGCGAATCAACTATCCGTTTCAATCGGCGTCGATGAGTAGCTTTCAGCCCAACGTCGCCGGGCCATTTGAACCATCGGTCGGAAATCGCAATGTCGCGAATGACGGTGGAGTGGCTGAGTCGAACGAAGCGGATCGTCCCGGTGACTTGATCGCCCGGCCATTGCTGTCCGGTGACAACTATTCGGGAACCTATGGCGGGGAATACGGATTAGGTGCTCAAGGAGTTTTCGGTCAAATCGTGCGACCATTTCGCCGAGTGATTTCGGCACAAGCGATTTATCGACGCGAGGTGTTTCAGTGA
- a CDS encoding class III signal peptide-containing protein codes for MRKLFKNKKGQGLVEYGLIIAGVALICAAAVSVFGHKTSDLISATAAILPGAHPDDNGPMVSGKLIETTGADSGAIALDAATILANSDSGRLDGNVLGASGDGFGGLILEGGAPAPAAGQ; via the coding sequence ATGCGTAAGTTGTTTAAGAACAAGAAGGGCCAAGGCCTGGTTGAGTACGGTTTGATCATCGCCGGTGTGGCATTGATCTGTGCCGCGGCCGTTTCAGTATTCGGCCACAAGACCAGCGATTTGATCAGTGCGACCGCAGCGATTCTTCCTGGCGCACACCCCGATGACAACGGACCGATGGTCAGTGGCAAGCTGATTGAAACCACCGGTGCGGATTCTGGTGCAATCGCTCTGGACGCCGCGACGATTCTCGCTAATTCAGACTCCGGTCGCCTGGACGGCAACGTCTTGGGCGCCTCAGGCGATGGTTTCGGCGGATTGATCCTCGAAGGTGGAGCGCCAGCACCCGCAGCTGGCCAATAG
- a CDS encoding A24 family peptidase — MLTSTLTAAFALLLIASVCDFRSREIPDWISIAIAVVAIVASLAGWLGIGLMWAVAGGIVGLLLGYGLFQFAQLGGGDAKLIASLGMLLGPAGILILCFGMAIAGGVLSLIAMLRGQRDYAYVPAITAGFVWYVKIVSLL, encoded by the coding sequence ATGCTGACTTCCACACTCACCGCCGCCTTCGCGTTACTGCTGATCGCATCCGTTTGCGACTTTCGCTCACGTGAGATCCCTGATTGGATTTCGATCGCGATCGCCGTCGTTGCGATCGTCGCTTCACTGGCTGGTTGGCTTGGAATTGGATTGATGTGGGCCGTCGCAGGTGGAATCGTCGGATTGTTGCTCGGCTACGGATTGTTTCAATTCGCTCAGCTTGGTGGCGGCGACGCAAAGCTGATCGCCTCGCTGGGCATGTTATTGGGGCCAGCCGGGATATTGATTCTGTGTTTTGGAATGGCCATCGCCGGTGGCGTGCTGTCGCTGATCGCGATGCTTCGCGGCCAGCGAGACTACGCCTACGTTCCCGCAATTACGGCTGGATTTGTTTGGTATGTTAAGATCGTTTCATTGCTCTAG
- a CDS encoding DUF2946 family protein, with the protein MTSLVRPVLSSILCCMIAFGHAPAWLHVATCEGGCGEVAVSDAPSTTCSHGCCHHSSSAADSDKPIEDPDRPAEPADQHDSDTCALCQSLASSIGVVSVSTTTLAPEYVCEFLLVGTDQDPVVAPFSIAKPRGPPALA; encoded by the coding sequence ATGACTTCGCTGGTTCGGCCTGTCCTATCGAGCATCCTGTGCTGCATGATTGCCTTCGGGCATGCACCAGCATGGTTGCACGTGGCCACCTGCGAAGGTGGTTGTGGTGAAGTTGCCGTTTCAGATGCCCCGAGCACCACTTGCTCGCACGGATGTTGCCACCATTCCTCCAGCGCGGCGGACTCAGACAAGCCGATAGAGGATCCCGATCGGCCTGCCGAGCCGGCAGATCAACACGATTCAGACACCTGTGCGTTATGCCAGTCACTGGCCAGTTCGATCGGGGTGGTCTCTGTTTCGACGACAACGCTTGCACCGGAATATGTGTGCGAGTTTCTGTTAGTGGGTACCGACCAAGATCCGGTCGTCGCCCCCTTCTCTATCGCCAAACCGCGTGGACCGCCCGCTTTGGCGTAA
- a CDS encoding DUF58 domain-containing protein, whose translation MAIVHAAPDEQGWLSRLMTTDFCPWANRFVYWLKEPIGWFALATAISVMIGLYFSPIGWTLAASLTAIMAIGMAWPWIAVRVTRCGLHPETDAVHEGTSCRMVLSVRNRIPLPVWGLAIEGYLDCDSDDESKPTVGLACVPPRCTADYAVEVTPTMRGLYPVLTPQVTCSFPFGIWTARRPISNTRPLMVWPRVYRIAELLPLVGLSNADHGDGSRGGQSGDFVGVRPLRHGDSAKHINWVASARSDSLIVTERGGPQSVTLDVFVDTRCHADREALARQTRVAASVLTSLHQSRIKTRVRLGDRPLTYKLDTRGRRHMLDALASVPVDGEACRCTTRGSANASIHISGSANGSVLVTIDNPRCGRRAGGAVREIVIGPREDLAAAMANLWREVRDANVAA comes from the coding sequence ATGGCGATTGTCCATGCTGCGCCCGACGAGCAAGGTTGGTTGTCGCGTTTGATGACGACTGATTTTTGCCCGTGGGCAAATCGTTTCGTTTATTGGCTCAAAGAACCCATCGGATGGTTCGCTCTGGCGACCGCGATCAGCGTGATGATTGGGTTGTACTTCAGCCCGATTGGTTGGACGCTGGCTGCGTCGTTGACCGCGATTATGGCGATCGGGATGGCGTGGCCGTGGATCGCGGTTCGCGTCACCCGCTGCGGACTGCATCCTGAAACCGATGCAGTTCATGAAGGCACGTCATGCCGCATGGTGCTGAGCGTTCGCAATCGCATCCCGTTACCGGTGTGGGGACTGGCGATCGAAGGGTACTTGGATTGCGATTCCGACGATGAATCAAAGCCAACCGTCGGTCTAGCATGCGTCCCGCCACGGTGCACTGCGGACTATGCCGTTGAAGTCACGCCCACGATGCGTGGGCTTTATCCGGTCTTGACCCCCCAGGTCACGTGTTCGTTTCCGTTCGGAATCTGGACCGCCCGTCGTCCGATCAGTAACACAAGACCGCTGATGGTTTGGCCGAGGGTGTACAGGATTGCGGAGTTGCTGCCGCTGGTGGGTTTGAGCAACGCAGACCACGGAGACGGCAGTCGCGGTGGTCAGAGCGGCGACTTTGTCGGCGTACGCCCGCTGCGTCATGGTGATTCGGCCAAGCACATCAACTGGGTCGCGTCGGCTCGATCGGATTCGTTGATCGTGACCGAACGTGGCGGGCCGCAATCGGTGACTCTGGACGTGTTTGTTGACACTCGTTGTCATGCCGATCGCGAAGCGTTGGCTCGGCAGACCCGAGTCGCCGCCAGTGTGCTGACGTCTTTGCATCAATCGCGAATCAAGACCCGAGTTCGATTGGGCGATCGTCCGTTGACGTACAAACTCGACACCCGAGGCAGACGTCACATGCTTGATGCACTGGCGAGTGTCCCCGTCGACGGCGAAGCGTGTCGTTGCACCACGAGAGGCAGCGCAAACGCAAGCATCCATATATCGGGATCAGCCAATGGCAGTGTGCTGGTCACGATTGACAACCCACGCTGCGGACGGCGTGCTGGCGGTGCCGTTCGCGAAATCGTGATCGGTCCGCGTGAAGACTTGGCAGCCGCGATGGCGAATCTCTGGCGGGAGGTGCGTGATGCCAACGTTGCCGCTTGA
- a CDS encoding MoxR family ATPase, protein MKLLKKPVDELVDVESVGETLDGLRSQLNSVLLGKTEAVELVIACLLAQGHLLMDDLPGTGKTTLAKAIAACVGGKLARVQCTPDLLPSDVTGFNLFNQKTREFEFHAGPVFSDVLLADELNRTTPRTQSALLEAMAERQVTIDAVPYSLAKTFFVIATQNPIDSHGAYPLPEAQLDRFTIKLKIGYPDRASQIDILEAASRADLSRQDSSAVLSLDELARIQEQVRTITVHPRVREYLVDLVEATREDAAIELGVSPRGMLLWQRIAQAWALLQGRGFVTPSDVLHVARPVLSVRLLTTTDDVDGVINRLLDAVPAPEYR, encoded by the coding sequence ATGAAATTGCTCAAAAAACCGGTTGACGAATTGGTCGACGTTGAAAGCGTTGGTGAAACGCTCGATGGTTTGCGAAGTCAGCTGAACAGTGTCCTGTTGGGCAAGACCGAAGCGGTCGAACTGGTCATCGCGTGCCTTTTGGCCCAAGGTCATTTGTTGATGGACGATTTGCCGGGAACGGGCAAGACGACGCTGGCCAAGGCGATCGCTGCCTGCGTCGGTGGAAAGCTGGCCCGAGTCCAATGCACGCCGGATTTATTGCCGTCGGATGTGACCGGGTTCAATTTGTTCAACCAAAAGACTCGCGAATTTGAATTTCACGCGGGGCCGGTTTTCTCGGACGTCTTGCTGGCCGACGAGCTGAACCGGACGACGCCGCGAACCCAAAGCGCGTTGCTCGAAGCGATGGCCGAACGCCAGGTGACGATCGACGCGGTGCCGTATTCGTTGGCAAAAACCTTTTTTGTGATCGCAACACAAAACCCGATCGACTCGCACGGCGCGTATCCGCTTCCGGAAGCTCAATTGGATCGGTTCACGATCAAACTGAAGATCGGCTACCCCGATCGTGCGTCGCAGATCGACATTTTGGAAGCGGCATCGCGGGCGGATTTGTCCCGCCAGGATTCGTCCGCCGTTTTGTCGTTGGACGAACTCGCACGAATCCAGGAACAAGTGCGAACAATCACGGTGCACCCGCGAGTGCGTGAGTACTTGGTGGATTTGGTGGAGGCGACTCGCGAGGACGCAGCAATTGAGTTGGGGGTTAGCCCTCGAGGCATGTTGTTGTGGCAACGGATCGCTCAGGCGTGGGCGCTCCTGCAAGGCCGTGGTTTCGTCACGCCGAGTGATGTACTGCACGTCGCGAGACCGGTCTTGTCAGTGCGTTTGCTGACAACAACCGACGATGTCGACGGAGTGATCAACCGTTTGTTGGATGCCGTTCCCGCGCCGGAGTACCGATGA
- a CDS encoding transglutaminase-like domain-containing protein, with protein MPTLPLERKTMEAVALAVLSVAAVASLRFPVESKMLLIAELSVMAATVVGQAASLFTRIQMTGCQPVPRIVGWVLTRSTTIATPIVFAIIARVTGSPIAFEMTALATLGAVSLALSTSDKRSRAMSLVASGFLTLFAVAISDSRHAVWIAIAWMTVCVWHLVANHWERLELCRVECVRRESGTRPVTVFVAMAICIAVGLLTRDRFGESNRLTFGFMPTSGGSQWSDPAARSGVGSGDAAIAAKDHAESFGAVESDLFLESTESTLFDMFSDTIGEPKKKTKWERRQGMTADRVLEAHEKTAKSEKGGSYFSTDRMPAEKHLHLDDAVDRAVIQWAGPTGVRLAMNRYDTFDGVNWSNEAKHGNEKLTRREIAGAAWFCDPEAEPLAKSTTEVNLLKVLRLDSVRLPTPMMTSALHIKDVDRQDFFAIDDDGSFFMPGREKVPQLTVVNVASTRVMEDELWDGLTLLARSGTGERSDGTAVVDLNPNIELTPEEPSSTNTASDSPASGRVKQEAPKQLTSLVTQWTAGLDHPYEKLQAIVANLREDFTFDRSVENNSSDPVEGFLRSGRGGDHLFATTAALMAREIGLQSRLVTGFYVRPSAVDLAAGHTNVLPEDVHVWAEIQLNDGRWFEVEPTPGYQEPIYTPSTWLVAKQFAVARWPHMISLLTFAGFLFATRLFWIEIGLSALYPVGVIVWPRGRISLAMRVLQTRAKYAGCPRVAGQPQRDWLLAITSTHDQLRETARRFCDAADQATFAGGENRFHEHTVSRELMMKLKIQVLRQLTTEATA; from the coding sequence ATGCCAACGTTGCCGCTTGAGCGAAAAACGATGGAAGCCGTCGCCTTGGCAGTGCTGTCCGTCGCGGCGGTGGCATCGTTAAGATTTCCTGTTGAATCGAAAATGCTATTGATCGCCGAGTTGTCGGTAATGGCCGCAACCGTCGTAGGACAGGCGGCCAGCCTGTTTACCCGAATCCAGATGACAGGTTGCCAGCCGGTCCCGCGGATCGTGGGTTGGGTGTTGACAAGATCCACGACGATTGCGACTCCCATTGTTTTCGCCATCATCGCTCGCGTGACTGGTTCTCCGATCGCCTTTGAGATGACGGCGCTAGCCACGCTCGGTGCTGTTTCGCTGGCGTTATCAACAAGTGACAAGCGGTCGAGAGCGATGTCGTTGGTTGCGTCGGGATTCTTGACCTTGTTCGCAGTCGCGATCTCGGACAGTCGCCATGCGGTATGGATCGCGATCGCGTGGATGACGGTTTGTGTTTGGCATTTGGTCGCCAACCACTGGGAACGGCTCGAATTGTGTCGCGTCGAATGCGTTCGTCGCGAATCTGGCACTCGTCCTGTTACCGTTTTTGTCGCGATGGCGATTTGCATCGCGGTCGGCTTGCTCACGCGAGATCGTTTTGGGGAATCCAACCGATTGACGTTCGGGTTCATGCCAACCAGCGGCGGTTCGCAGTGGTCCGACCCTGCCGCCCGCAGCGGTGTCGGCAGCGGTGACGCCGCGATCGCCGCCAAGGATCACGCGGAATCGTTTGGCGCGGTGGAGTCCGACCTATTCTTGGAATCGACTGAATCGACTTTGTTCGACATGTTCAGCGATACGATCGGCGAACCGAAGAAGAAAACGAAGTGGGAACGACGCCAAGGAATGACGGCCGACCGAGTCCTGGAGGCACACGAGAAGACAGCCAAGAGCGAGAAGGGGGGCAGCTACTTTTCAACTGACCGGATGCCGGCCGAGAAACACCTGCATTTGGACGATGCCGTTGATCGTGCGGTCATCCAATGGGCCGGGCCGACGGGAGTCCGATTGGCGATGAATCGCTATGACACATTTGACGGTGTGAATTGGTCGAACGAGGCGAAGCATGGCAATGAAAAATTGACGCGGCGAGAGATTGCCGGAGCGGCTTGGTTTTGTGATCCGGAGGCGGAACCTTTGGCAAAATCGACAACCGAAGTGAACTTGTTGAAGGTGCTGCGATTGGATTCGGTGCGGTTGCCCACGCCGATGATGACGTCGGCATTGCACATCAAAGACGTCGATCGACAGGACTTCTTTGCGATCGACGACGATGGTTCGTTCTTCATGCCAGGCCGCGAGAAAGTGCCGCAGTTGACGGTCGTGAATGTCGCATCTACGAGAGTGATGGAGGATGAGTTGTGGGATGGACTGACACTTCTTGCACGCTCTGGGACGGGCGAACGTAGCGATGGCACGGCGGTCGTTGACTTAAACCCAAATATCGAATTGACCCCCGAAGAGCCCTCCTCGACCAATACCGCATCCGACTCTCCCGCAAGTGGTCGGGTGAAGCAGGAGGCACCGAAACAATTGACAAGCCTTGTTACGCAGTGGACCGCCGGACTGGATCACCCTTACGAAAAACTGCAAGCCATCGTTGCGAACCTTCGCGAAGACTTCACCTTCGATCGTTCCGTCGAGAATAATTCATCCGATCCCGTCGAAGGATTCCTTCGCAGCGGTCGTGGTGGTGATCATCTATTCGCGACCACGGCGGCACTGATGGCTCGCGAGATAGGTCTGCAATCGCGATTGGTAACCGGATTCTATGTGCGACCATCGGCCGTCGACCTTGCAGCAGGTCACACCAATGTATTGCCCGAGGATGTTCACGTCTGGGCAGAAATTCAACTCAACGATGGTCGCTGGTTCGAGGTCGAACCGACACCGGGGTACCAAGAACCAATCTATACGCCGTCGACCTGGTTGGTTGCGAAACAGTTTGCGGTGGCGCGGTGGCCACACATGATTTCGCTGCTCACCTTCGCTGGCTTCTTGTTTGCAACGCGTTTGTTCTGGATCGAAATCGGGCTCAGCGCCCTGTATCCCGTCGGCGTGATCGTGTGGCCCCGAGGTCGCATTTCGTTGGCGATGCGAGTGTTGCAAACGCGAGCCAAGTATGCCGGTTGCCCTCGTGTCGCGGGACAACCGCAACGGGATTGGCTGCTGGCGATCACGTCCACCCATGATCAACTACGCGAGACCGCCCGCCGGTTTTGCGACGCTGCCGACCAAGCAACGTTCGCTGGCGGCGAAAACCGATTCCACGAACACACCGTTTCCAGAGAGCTGATGATGAAGCTGAAAATTCAAGTCCTCCGTCAACTAACCACCGAGGCGACTGCATGA
- a CDS encoding pilus assembly protein TadG-related protein: MLQRRLKNRRGGYVLVLVATMLFGLFAMAALVIDLGFARVAQRQMQTAADAAALEGLRGEGIVSYGDRQVAAEVLIAWTFDDDLDETNGDIGALGGGPIVAFSGGAGNLDLNASELMTVDTNDQTYKPTMQRSLNPVNGSEFTVAIQRGGTVLEPYDLLSEGPSVPYLFARGSLLNRESIGDGIAAGGVARAVTEKALSVGPPINDTAGSLIYPGAIAIGYSLADWNGSRSNPRQMDTPKTVIGQTVTDVGGATPIDGYCCIFSTIDGVDRVVGFGRIEGAVALPSSVAIANAIGRQGSAWNQIDATVRDDVMTQNKTIVGGLLVARLAPGT, translated from the coding sequence ATGCTTCAACGTCGATTAAAGAACAGGCGAGGCGGTTACGTGTTGGTGTTGGTCGCAACGATGTTGTTCGGACTCTTCGCGATGGCGGCGCTGGTTATCGACTTAGGCTTTGCAAGGGTTGCACAGCGACAAATGCAAACCGCAGCCGATGCGGCGGCGCTCGAAGGTTTGCGTGGAGAAGGAATCGTGAGCTACGGCGATCGCCAAGTCGCCGCCGAAGTGTTGATCGCTTGGACCTTCGACGATGACCTCGATGAAACCAATGGCGATATAGGTGCTTTAGGCGGCGGTCCGATCGTTGCCTTTTCAGGTGGCGCGGGCAATCTCGATTTGAACGCTAGTGAACTGATGACGGTCGATACAAACGATCAAACCTACAAACCGACGATGCAGCGAAGCTTGAATCCCGTCAATGGAAGCGAATTTACGGTGGCGATTCAACGAGGTGGCACGGTCCTCGAACCGTATGATCTTCTTTCTGAAGGTCCGTCGGTTCCGTACCTGTTTGCGAGAGGTTCTCTGTTGAATCGTGAAAGCATTGGAGATGGAATTGCTGCCGGAGGGGTTGCGAGGGCGGTCACTGAGAAAGCGTTGAGTGTTGGCCCACCGATCAACGACACGGCTGGTAGTTTGATTTACCCTGGAGCAATCGCGATCGGATATTCCTTGGCGGATTGGAACGGATCACGATCCAACCCGCGGCAAATGGACACACCCAAAACGGTGATCGGCCAAACAGTCACCGATGTCGGTGGAGCCACGCCAATTGACGGTTATTGCTGCATCTTTTCCACCATCGACGGAGTTGATCGAGTCGTTGGCTTTGGGAGGATTGAAGGTGCAGTCGCTTTACCCAGTAGCGTTGCGATCGCGAACGCGATCGGGAGACAAGGCTCTGCCTGGAACCAAATCGACGCGACCGTTCGTGACGATGTGATGACGCAGAATAAAACTATCGTCGGCGGCCTCTTGGTTGCTCGTTTGGCCCCCGGAACCTAA